One Nomascus leucogenys isolate Asia chromosome 22a, Asia_NLE_v1, whole genome shotgun sequence DNA segment encodes these proteins:
- the IRS1 gene encoding insulin receptor substrate 1 — MASPPESDGFSDVRKVGYLRKPKSMHKRFFVLRAASEAGGPARLEYYENEKKWRHKSSAPKRSIPLESCFNINKRADSKNKHLVALYTRDEHFAIAADSEAEQDSWYQALLQLHNRAKGHHDGAGALGAGGGGGSCSGSSGLGEAGEDLSYGDVPPGPAFKEVWQVILKPKGLGQTKNLIGIYRLCLTSKTISFVKLNSEAAAVVLQLMNIRRCGHSENFFFIEVGRSAVTGPGEFWMQVDDSVVAQNMHETILEAMRAMSDEFRPRSKSQSSSNCSNPISVPLRRHHLNNPPPSQVGLTRRSRTESITATSPASMVGGKPGSFRVRASSDGEGTMSRPASVDGSPVSPSTNRTHAHRHRGSARLHPPLNHSRSIPMPASRCSPSATSPVSLSSSSTSGHGSTSDCLFPRRSSASVSGSPSDGGFISSDEYGSSPCDFRSSFRSVTPDSLGHTPPARGEEELSNYICMGGKGPSTLTAPNGHYILSRGGNGHRYAPGTGLGTSPALAGDEAASAADLDNRFRKRTHSAGTSPTITHQKTPSQSSVASIEEYTEMMPAYPPGGGSGGRLPGHRHSAFVPTHSYPEEGLEMHPLERRGGHHRPDSSTLHTDDGYMPMSPGVAPVPSSRKGSGDYMPMSPKSVSAPQQIINPIRRHPQRVDPNGYMMMSPSGGCSPDIGGGPSSSSSNAVPSGSSYGKLWTNGVGGHHSHVLPHPKPPVESSGGKLLPCTGDYMNMSPVGDSNTSSPSDCYYGPEDPQHKPVLSYYSLPRSFKHTQRPGEPEEGARHQHLRLSTSSGRLLYAATADDSSSSTSSDSLGGGYCGARLEPSLPHPHHQVLQPHLPRKVDTAAQTNSRLARPTRLSLGDPKASTLPRAREQQQQQQQQPLLHPPEPKSPGEYVNIEFGSDQPGYLSGLVASHSSPSVRCPSQLQPAPREEETGTEEYMKMDLGPGRRAAWQESTGVEMGRLGPAPPGAASICRPTRAVPSSRGDYMTMQMSCPRQSYVDTSPAAPVSYADMRTGIAAEEVSLPRATMAAASSSSAASASPTGPQGAAELAAHSSLLGGPQGPGGMSAFTRVNLSPNRNQSAKVIRADPQGCRRRHSSETFSSTPSATRVSNTVPFGAGAAVGGGGGSSSSSSEDVKRHSSASFENVWLRPGELGGAPKEPAQLCGAAGGLENGLNYIDLDLVKDFKQRPQECTPEPQPPPPPPPHQPLGSGESSSTRCSSEDLSAYASISFQKQPEDRQ, encoded by the coding sequence ATGGCGAGCCCTCCGGAGAGCGATGGCTTCTCGGACGTGCGCAAGGTGGGCTACCTGCGCAAACCCAAGAGCATGCACAAACGCTTCTTCGTACTGCGCGCGGCCAGCGAGGCTGGGGGCCCGGCGCGCCTCGAGTACTACGAGAACGAGAAGAAGTGGCGGCACAAGTCGAGCGCCCCCAAACGCTCGATCCCCCTTGAGAGCTGCTTCAACATCAACAAGCGGGCTGACTCCAAGAACAAGCACCTGGTGGCTCTCTACACCCGGGACGAGCACTTTGCCATCGCGGCGGATAGCGAGGCCGAGCAAGACAGCTGGTACCAGGCTCTCCTACAGCTGCACAACCGTGCTAAGGGCCACCACGACGGAGCTGGGGCCCTCGGGGCGGGAGGTGGCGGGGGCAGCTGCAGCGGCAGCTCCGGCCTTGGTGAGGCTGGGGAGGACTTGAGCTACGGTGACGTGCCCCCAGGACCCGCATTCAAAGAGGTCTGGCAGGTGATCCTGAAGCCCAAGGGCCTGGGTCAGACAAAGAACCTGATTGGTATCTACCGCCTCTGCCTGACCAGCAAGACCATCAGCTTCGTGAAGCTGAACTCGGAGGCAGCCGCCGTGGTGCTGCAGCTGATGAACATCAGGCGCTGTGGCCACTCGGAGAACTTCTTCTTCATCGAGGTGGGCCGTTCTGCTGTGACGGGGCCCGGGGAGTTCTGGATGCAGGTGGATGACTCCGTGGTGGCCCAGAACATGCATGAGACCATCCTGGAGGCCATGCGGGCCATGAGTGACGAGTTCCGCCCTCGCAGCAAGAGCCAGTCCTCGTCCAACTGCTCTAACCCCATCAGCGTGCCCCTGCGCCGGCACCATCTCAACAACCCCCCGCCCAGCCAGGTGGGGCTGACCCGCAGATCGCGCACTGAGAGCATTACTGCCACCTCCCCGGCCAGCATGGTGGGCGGGAAGCCAGGCTCCTTCCGTGTCCGCGCCTCCAGTGACGGCGAAGGCACCATGTCCCGCCCAGCCTCGGTGGACGGCAGCCCTGTGAGTCCCAGCACCAACAGAACCCACGCCCACCGGCATCGGGGCAGCGCCCGGCTGCATCCCCCGCTCAACCACAGCCGCTCCATCCCCATGCCGGCTTCCCGCTGCTCGCCTTCGGCCACCAGCCCGGTCAGTCTGTCGTCCAGCAGCACCAGTGGCCATGGCTCCACCTCGGATTGTCTCTTCCCACGGCGATCTAGTGCTTCGGTGTCTGGTTCCCCCAGCGATGGCGGTTTCATCTCCTCGGATGAGTATGGCTCCAGTCCCTGCGATTTCCGGAGTTCCTTCCGCAGTGTCACTCCGGATTCCCTGGGCCACACCCCACCAGCCCGCGGTGAGGAGGAGCTAAGCAACTATATCTGCATGGGTGGCAAGGGGCCTTCCACCCTGACCGCCCCCAACGGTCACTATATTTTGTCTCGGGGTGGCAATGGCCACCGCTACGCCCCAGGAACAGGCTTGGGCACGAGTCCAGCCTTGGCTGGGGATGAAGCAGCCAGTGCTGCAGATCTGGATAATCGGTTCCGAAAGAGAACTCACTCGGCAGGCACATCCCCTACCATTACCCACCAGAAGACCCCGTCCCAGTCCTCAGTGGCTTCCATTGAGGAGTATACAGAGATGATGCCTGCCTACCCACCAGGAGGTGGCAGTGGAGGCCGACTGCCGGGACACAGGCACTCCGCCTTCGTGCCCACCCACTCCTACCCAGAGGAGGGTCTGGAAATGCACCCCTTGGAGCGTCGGGGGGGCCACCACCGCCCAGACAGCTCCACCCTCCACACTGATGATGGCTACATGCCCATGTCCCCAGGGGTTGCCCCAGTGCCCAGCAGCCGAAAGGGCAGTGGAGACTATATGCCCATGAGCCCCAAGAGTGTGTCTGCCCCACAGCAGATCATCAATCCCATCAGACGCCATCCCCAGAGAGTGGACCCCAATGGCTACATGATGATGTCTCCCAGTGGCGGCTGCTCTCCTGACATTGGAGGtggccccagcagcagcagcagcaatgccGTCCCTTCCGGGAGCAGCTATGGAAAGCTGTGGACAAACGGGGTAGGGGGCCACCACTCTCATGTCTTGCCTCACCCCAAACCCCCAGTGGAGAGCAGTGGTGGTAAGCTCTTACCTTGCACAGGTGACTACATGAACATGTCACCAGTGGGGGACTCCAACACCAGCAGCCCCTCCGACTGCTACTATGGCCCTGAGGACCCCCAGCACAAGCCAGTCCTCTCCTACTACTCATTGCCAAGATCCTTTAAGCACACCCAGCGCCCTGGAGAGCCGGAGGAGGGTGCCCGGCATCAGCACCTCCGTCTTTCCACTAGCTCTGGTCGCCTTCTCTATGCTGCAACAGCGGATgattcttcctcttccaccagCAGTGACAGCCTGGGTGGGGGATACTGTGGGGCTAGGCTGGAGCCCAGCCTTCCACATCCCCACCATCAGGTTCTGCAGCCCCATCTGCCTCGAAAGGTGGACACAGCTGCTCAGACCAATAGCCGCCTGGCCCGGCCCACGAGGCTGTCCCTGGGGGATCCCAAGGCCAGCACCTTACCTCGGGCCcgagagcagcagcagcagcagcagcagcagcccctgcTGCACCCTCCAGAACCCAAGAGCCCAGGGGAATATGTCAATATTGAATTCGGGAGTGATCAGCCTGGCTACTTGTCTGGCCTGGTGGCTTCCCACAGCTCACCTTCTGTCAGGTGTCCATCCCAGCTCCAGCCAGCTCCCAGAGAGGAAGAGACTGGCACTGAGGAGTACATGAAGATGGACCTGGGGCCGGGCCGGAGGGCAGCCTGGCAGGAGAGCACTGGGGTCGAGATGGGCAGACTGGGCCCCGCACCTCCTGGGGCTGCTAGCATTTGCAGGCCTACCCGGGCAGTGCCCAGCAGCCGGGGTGACTACATGACCATGCAGATGAGTTGTCCCCGTCAGAGCTACGTGGACACCTCGCCAGCTGCCCCTGTAAGCTATGCTGACATGCGGACAGGCATTGCTGCCGAGGAAGTGAGCCTGCCCAGGGCCACCATGGCTGCTGCCTCCTCATCCtcagcagcctctgcttccccgACTGGGCCTCAAGGGGCAGCAGAGCTGGCTGCCCACTCGTCCCTGCTGGGGGGCCCACAAGGACCTGGGGGCATGAGCGCCTTCACCCGGGTGAACCTCAGTCCTAACCGCAACCAGAGTGCCAAAGTGATCCGTGCAGACCCACAAGGGTGCCGGCGGAGGCATAGCTCTGAGACCTTCTCCTCAACACCCAGTGCCACCCGGGTGAGCAACACAGTGCCCTTTGGAGCGGGGGCAGCAGTAGGGGGTGGTGGcggtagcagcagcagcagcagcgaggATGTGAAACGCCACAGCTCTGCTTCCTTTGAGAATGTGTGGCTGAGGCCTGGGGAGCTTGGGGGAGCCCCCAAGGAGCCAGCCCAACTGTGTGGGGCTGCTGGGGGTTTGGAGAATGGTCTCAACTACATAGACCTGGATTTGGTCAAGGACTTCAAACAGCGCCCTCAGGAGTGCACCCCTGAACCgcagcctcccccacccccaccccctcatcAACCCCTGGGCAGCGGTGAGAGCAGCTCCACCCGCTGCTCAAGTGAGGATTTAAGCGCCTATGCCAGCATCAGTTTCCAGAAGCAGCCAGAGGACCGTCAGTAG